ATAAAATCGATAGTGGTTAAAATATGCTCCTCCAGGCCTTGCTCAACAGAGCGATGGGATCGCAGGAACAGCTTTTGGCATTCTACATGCTTTGTCAGATTGATACCGCAACTCGCTGTATGTCGAATGAGATCTCCTGGTGACTCTTCAAACGACATGAAACATACGTTTAGACCATTTTCACAGGCCGATTCGGCAATCTTCGCCGCTAAGGACGTTTTTGCAGTGCCTGCTCGGCCACTGATAATTATGGTGGCCTCGAGAGGAAGGCCGCGTCCTCCCAAGAGCTGATCCAGCTTTTTGACCCCGCTAGACATGTAACTAACCGTAGAATCATATTTTAAATTAGAACTGGTTATAGGTAACAACGATATCCCTTTGTTGTTGATACTAAAGGGGTATACATCAGTTCCATGTTGCGATCCTCTATATTTTAAAACCCTTAAAAAGCGGGTCATTATGGTCTCTTTTACGACTTGCTTTAATTCAATGACGCAATCAACATAGAATCGGGCAACCAATTCATCCTTGTCTAACAAGCCTTCACCTAATGTTGCCACAAGAGTGAGATCATTTGTTCTGGCATACTCGAAAAGCTGGAGAATCTCATGGCTTGGATTGTAATTCGTTGTACCCAATTGAATAGACTGTATCGAGTCCACAACTATACTTTTGATTTTATGCTTTTTTATCAAGTTTGATGCGCGCTCTATCAGAAGCATCATATCAAAATTACCTGATACTTCCTGATCAACCTGGCTTCCTGCATCGATAAAAAATAATTGATCCAATGAGGGTGTTTCCGTCTTGTTATACAACGAATTCATATTGGCAATTAAGTCGCTGGGTTTTTCATCCATGCAGATATAGAGTAGGGGTTCCGACTGTAATAGTAGGTTTCGGGCGTACAAAAGGGTCATTATTGTTTTTCCCGTACCAGAATCACCCGTAATAAGCGTAGGTCTTCCTGCTGGATAGCCACCATAAAGAACGTCATCTAATCCTTTGATTCCGGTTGATTCCTTGACCATAGTAAGTCACCAAATTTGCACCATACTATATAGTCTAGCCCGAATAATGAGTTTTGTTGGCAACGTCAAGTTAATTAAATGACGTTAAGCTATAGAACTTGCCTTGTGATGCAAAAAATTGATGACACTTTATTCATCCTTACTCAGGTCATACTAAAAGAGATTCTCTTGAAATATACTCCAGGTTAAGCTTAGATGATGCACAAGATAAATCCAAGGCAGTGATTGTAGGTATGCAAATGGGCTACTTCTCTTTTAAATCAACCTGTAACCCATGCCACATTGACGCTAAAGCGGTTTTTCATAGAAATAATTAGTCGATTAAAATATAACCAATTATGTAACAGATTCTGATACTCGTCTGTGACCTTTTTAAGAAGCATAAACTTCGTTTTACATTCAACGATTGAAACAACAGCATGTCTACGATTTTTACCAATAATTGTATCTATCTCCCAGTCACCAATTCGAGTTTTTTTATCAATGATTTTAGGTCGCTCATCAATGAAACGTCTAATTCTAATAGG
The nucleotide sequence above comes from Legionella hackeliae. Encoded proteins:
- the kaiC gene encoding circadian clock protein KaiC, which codes for MVKESTGIKGLDDVLYGGYPAGRPTLITGDSGTGKTIMTLLYARNLLLQSEPLLYICMDEKPSDLIANMNSLYNKTETPSLDQLFFIDAGSQVDQEVSGNFDMMLLIERASNLIKKHKIKSIVVDSIQSIQLGTTNYNPSHEILQLFEYARTNDLTLVATLGEGLLDKDELVARFYVDCVIELKQVVKETIMTRFLRVLKYRGSQHGTDVYPFSINNKGISLLPITSSNLKYDSTVSYMSSGVKKLDQLLGGRGLPLEATIIISGRAGTAKTSLAAKIAESACENGLNVCFMSFEESPGDLIRHTASCGINLTKHVECQKLFLRSHRSVEQGLEEHILTTIDFIEENKIDMIVIDPITALMDIGDSRFVKKLLLRFTSYVKERRMMALFTELIPDYSDDKSYLSISSLTDVWIRLRLVEEDGEFYRALHVIKARGLPQSHEVKEMKLSATGIELLDPYVSENKIVFGSKKAILEMKDKMIETEMRVEERKIAEDIKALQMKRQILQEEIKLQVSQKNAYQKSRE